The DNA sequence CATGGCATTGGATCGAATCCACAATACTCTCAAGGTAAACAACTTCTAACTTAATGCTCAGATGAATACTGGTTTAGGTAGGTATCACCCAAGTACTAGTACTAATACAAATAAGTCATATTATTTGTGCAGATGTTTTGCACAGCTGATCCCACTTATGACAAATCACTCCAGCAACTTCAAAGCTTTCTATCTGGTCTTGTTGCAGAAGAGAAGTTAGAAATAAGAGATGGAATGTACCTTTTGAAGAAGTAGGTGATGATGGAATtgcaatttatataaattttccaTCATAAAATCAGGTGAATTACAATTGCACAACTACTTTATAAGCTTGCATATCTCCTTGCTGAAATGCAGGATATCCAGGTGTAAATGGGTATAATTACCAGTTAGTGTttctataaaactaaaaattttgGTTTTGTACTGGAAAGTGTTTACATTTCTACATTGGATTACAGACCTTCAAGGAAGCAACTACGTATACCGAGGGGTTCTGTAATGGAACTAATTATGTGTTTAACAACATTGAAACAGGTTGCATGATCCAACGGTACTGGTACAATGAAATGATAAAACTTAAGTGTTACAAAAGAATAGAATAAAGCATGTCCTGATATTGATGGTACAAGTAGCAATTTGGTTGTGTGTGACAAAGTAATGAAAACATCTGTTTTTTGTGGAGTTTCAGCTACAATAAACCTGGAAGTGTTTCATATCATTTCAAATGATATATCGAAACTTGGTTAACTTCACCATTAACAGTAATATTGTAGTGTAAAATTAGAGCAGACTACTCCATAATCAAGAGCTCAAAATGCAGGGCACTCCATGAAATCCGAGCATGTAACACCACATAAATGCAGGGGAGGGGCGAAATTATCACGGTCCTTGTGCAAAACTACGAACTAGGGGTTaaattttttccaaataaaatgTACTTCGAAGTCGCATTCTAAACAAGAAGTATactcaaaaaatcaaaattcgaCTAAAGTCTAAAGGTACGCTCTTCTTgcatattttatagaaaaatcatcaataatgattttaaaatgtataattAACTTTCCTTTGTTAAATTTCAATATGAATATATGCATGAATTAATAAATTTGGGGTTAATTAACCGTCCCTGTAAAAATGGTTTTAAAACAAATGAAGTATATGTAAGCAACTTATATATGaagttaataaatttatctCATCTTCCAAAAATGGGTTTAAAACAAATGAAGTATATGTAGGCAACTTATATATGaagttaataaatttatctCATCTTCCAAAAATGGGTTTAAAACAACTGAAGTATATGTAGGCAACTTATATAGGTTTGAACGTAGCCAACAATCTATTATGTTGTCTCTGGCTCTGATAAAGAGTATTAAAGCCGAACTGAACCCTGATAAACTGAGTTTGTATTTGCAATTGGCTAGACTCAAACTCCGATTACCGGACTATTGAATGATTCCTGTGATCACAATTACGACCTGAAGGTTTGATGATCTCGCTGAGATTACTTGCACATTTAGCAAAATATGACGGAAGATATAATAAATCATCTATTAAGCGGGATATACGAGATATGTTTGACTTGGTATTAATTATCTGTATTATGTACGAAGCTCAACCTTATAATTTCTTGTTTATTTAACATTGTAACTGAAATTCAGAAAAAATCTCACATCAAACTAACATGACACAGTATGAAAGGCTTGAACCAGTATGCACAAGAAAATTAGGTTGATGACACCAAGAATATGAAACAtttaataaagaacacaacatTAAAAGATTGCTCACATGTATATAGCTACTTCCATTAGCAACTATATCTTAACTACTGCTTCTTTACCACATCTACTCTTTATATAATAACAACCATGCCAATCATATAATCTATGTCTTGTAAATTTCATCAACCCAACTTTATTTCAGATGAAAGATCAGCTGAGCTTTTCAGCTTTTACAAGAGATGAATCCAACATGGGAATGATAATGGTAGTAGCTTCCATGATTTTGTCATGGCTTTTCATCTACAGATGGAACCAGAGAACGAAAAAAGGCCCAAAAACATGGCCATTGGTGGGAGCTGCCATCGAACAACTGATGACTTATGATACAATGCATGATTGGCTAGTAAAATATCTTGAAGAGTCAAGAACTGTGGTGGTGCCGATGCCATTTACAACATATACTTACATTGCTGATCCTGCCAACGTCGAACATGTGCTGAAGACAAATTTTGCTAATTACCCGAAGGTGAAAGTATCGACTCCTTTTTATTACTTAGTCTAGAGTTTTTTTCTATGAGAAACTCATGAAAAGACTTTGTTTATTTTATAGGGTGATGTATACCACTCATACATGGAAGTATTGCTTGGAGATGGTATATTTAATGTAGATGGAGAGCTTTGGAGGAAACAGAGGAAGACAGCAAGCTTTGAATTTGCTTCTAAGAACTTGAGAGATTTCAGCACACTAGTTTTCAGAGAATATAGCCTCAAACTCTCTGATATTCTGAGTCAAGCATGTTTTCAGAATCAAGAAGTAGACTTGCAGGTGACTCCTGAGAAACCCTCAGATTATGTATCCATGACtaagttaaaattttgttttgacaGGTGTTAAAGATTTCCTCTTTTGTAGGAATTATTAATGAGGATGACTTTGGACTCCATCTGCAAGGTGGGATTTGGTGTTGAAATTGGAACACTAGCTCCTCATCTACCAGAAAACCGTTTTGCGCTGGCATTTGACACTGCAAACATAACTGTTACCCTACGATTTATAGATCCTTTATGGAAAGTGAAGAAGTTCCTCAATGTGGGCTCAGAAGCTGTTTTAGACAAGAGCATTAAAATCATAGATGATTTTACTTATTCGGTTATCCGCAGGAGAAGGGCGGAAATAGAAGCTGAAAAGATTAATAAAATGGACAAGGTATATGATTTAGCTCCTGATCATTATTCCTATGCTATTCCACcatttaaattatatacttGACAACAATTTCAGGTAAAGAACGATATACTGTCGAGGTTCATTGAACTAGGAAAAGACCCTGAAAATAACATGACTGAGAAAAGCCTCAGAGATGTTGTCCTGAACTTTGTTATTGCTGGAAGAGACACCACTGCCACAACTCTGACCTGGGCAATATACATGATCATGACACATGATAAAGTAGCAGAGAAGCTACACTTAGATCTCAAAGCTTTTGAAGAAGAGCGGGCTAAAGAAGAGTGTGTGTCATTACAATCTTATGAGACAAATGACCCTGCATCTCTCAGTCAGAGACTGAAGCAATATGCAGGACTCATGAATTATGACTCACTAGGAAAGCTACACTACTTGCATGCAGTGATCACAGAAACACTTCGACTGTACCCTGCGGTCCCTCAGGTAATTCCAAAACTCATACAAGAGTATTATTGAGATAGTGAGCCAGCAATCTTCTTTCTGTATTtctattctaatttaaaaatttcacACACATTGACCGGATGAAACAAAACTACGAGTATCAGGATCCAAAGGGTATCTTAGAGGATGATATATTGCCTGATGGAACCAAAGTAAAAGCAGGAGGAATGGTGACTTACGTGCCATATTCCATGGGTAGAATGGAGTACAACTGGGGTCCTGATGCAGCTTCATTTAAACCTGAGAGATGGCTCAAAGATGGGATTTTCCAAAGTGCATCTCCATTCAAGTTCACTGCATTCCAGGTAAATATATGAAGCAATAAGAATATTAaagtttgtatttatattcgtgaTCATAAATCCATAATAATATAACAGTGGACTACAATAATATATGCTGGTAATATATTACCTGACCTGGTTACATATTTTTCGATATGCAGGCTGGTCCGAGGATTTGCCTAGGAAAGGACTCCGCATATCTCCAAATGAAGATGGCAGTGGCGATTTTGTGTAgatttttcaaatttgaattggTACCCGATCATCCAGTGAAGTACAGAATGATGACAATATTATCAATGGCACACGGGCTAAAAGTAACATTAGCTATACGCCCTTAAAATTGTTGATGTGGTCATAGATCACATTGTCTGGTACAGAatttatatattgtaatatgGAACTGGTACAATGATTTCCAAAGTAGTTACTTTATGCTTGCCTGGTCAATGAAGAAACCGGTAAACCTTGTAAACaactaataaatataaaagattaACACAAAATGTCATATATCCTTACATCAAGACCTTGTAATCTATTTTCTATCAAACAAATGCGGGGCTTCTGGCTAGGCTCTTTTGTACTGTAATTTATAACATCTTCTGCTTGTGTCTGGCAAGGATCATTTGGTATTATAATAACTGCCATATATGGATGATGAAAGACTGGAGCACATGATAAGATAAACCGGCTGGCTATATGCTTGTCTTGCACATAGTGAAGTATTACTTTTAATCAGTATGATATGACCAAGCACACTCCAAATGGTAAAtgcaaaaatcaaaattttaagtaaaGATAGCTCATAAAGACTAAAAAGTATTCATGTAGCCTTTTTACAATCCCTTTTTTTggtttttaaggaaaatgtaCAAGAAAGAAAGTGGGATTTTTACATAAGAGGCTTAAGTCAGAGTACCAAGGCACCAATCACCATAGATGACACCGATGCTCAAAACACATAATCTGAAAAATCAACTATGAAAGCAAGTTTTGCTTCTTGTTTTTCCATTCATCAATGTCTGCTTCTATCTTAGACTTAACTGTATGGTGGAATCCTGGATAAGGTTCATAACCGGTACAGTTCTGCAGAGCCTAAAACAATCAACAAATGAATCATGTCACTTACCATCTCAAATGAGGAAAACCACCAAATTTAGAGATTTTAGCGATTACCTCCAAAAGAACAAAGAACGGAGCCAATAAAAAAGCTTGCAAAAGATTATCTAAAAGAGCTGGTGCTCTCTTCTGCAAAGGATATAAACTTACTTAGAGGTACATTACATAATATCAAACAGTATCATTCTGAAGGCAAATGAGAGACGTTTGTACCTCAAATACACCATGGCCAATAAATTGTCCAGTCCAACAAACTAACTGAACTACCAGAACCACCTAAATTAAGGAGTTAGATTAAAGAAAGTTACATAATTGCCTTTTCTattctaaatataaaatgtgatgtACATGAGACAACAAGACTATCATAGCAATTAAAAATGTTTACTTCCTCTGTCCCTCTGATTTCCAcacactttccttttttggatttcccacttaattctatacatttcaaaaccttCCTAAAGTGGTaaccttttataatataaaaatcataaccacctactactttcatccacttttacaaatctatcaattatatattgatgggtctcaccactttactcactatTCTTTCTCTTTCCTCTTACTTtatattactttatacacttttcttaatctccgtgtccaatccaaaCGTATACATatcaaagggacggagggagtatatttatgTTCTTGTTCACACTATGTGCAGATCATTAAGAAGAGACAGTAATCAGTCGCCCTCAAAATATCAGCAGGGCCCTTATCCTGATACACACATTCAAGTTCAAACTCTTGTTACGATATCTACTAGGCTACAATACCacaaataatttgtatatagtCAATTTCAGCGATATAATccttattttcaaaatcaccAAAGGCCTTTATTTCGGAATCATAATGAAGAAAACACAATCACTAAGCACAAATATGAgtctatacacacacatatcagTAAAATTCAGTCAGGATAGTAAAGAAACTGACCTTCCAAGCCAGTGAAAACCCAAGAAGCTGAGCCAATAAACTGCTAAAAACCCAACATAAAACACAGAGAAAGGCAGCTAAAGACCCAGCTTTTACATCCAAGAAGATATAAAACAGGGAATAAATGAGTGTAACCAAGAACCCAAAATTCATAATCAATGGAAAATCAATCCCAAATAGAGATAAATGGATCATGGGAAGATTAAAGAAAGATGGTGTGAAATTAAGGAAAAGAATAGCAGTACAAAAGATTGGCCAAACAAACAACATATGTATCAGTATATTGACTTTGTTGCTATGATAAGCTCCATAGAAAGCAAAGTGCTTTTCAAGATCAAACAATCCATGACTTCTCATTATGAGAATTAGTATATGATTTGATTCAACTAAATTGAGTTGCTAGAAATTAGCAACAAGAAATTTCAAAGGATTTTGCAATCTaattttttctttgtttgaCAAAGAATGGACAAGCATAGAAGATCAGCTAGTTTCTGAGGCAAGTGGtaatcaataaattatttttgcaaagCTAGAAGAAAATTACTATTATACAAAAGTACGTTATAATCAGAACGTTATAATCAGAGGAGAATTCGTATTAGTTTATtcaatttttatctttttaaatttattttcttctcacatgttctatatatatatttattctttgAAATATGCGAGGTAAACGGAGAAATTATCCAAATTTCCAGATGTTCACATCAGCACATATATAAATGACaacatttttataataatattatacctGTTTTTCTTATACTTttagtattttttataatttgtagaaaataattttgacttatttttaatacattTGAATTAGCGCCGAATGACATATAGTAAAATATCTATAATAGTTGTTCCGTTTTTGAATgttgggaaaaaaaatttaataatatttactgATACATGTATAGATATTTGTTCCGTTTTCACAtatcatgtaaaaaaatatatagataaaattattatttttaacatttctTAAAATAACATCCTAATAAAGTATTTTTATTTGCttgttttgaaattaaaatttctacTTTGTATGatcaaataatatttcaatCAAGAACAACCACCCGGGTGACCGGGTCATAATATCCTCGAATCACATTCGATTCTATTGATGCATccaaaaataagattataataaatatttttctttacgAACACTTTGTCactaaacatataataataaaacctATTTAACTCATCCTGGGCTTAAAAAAACCGCCGGAGGAAAATGACATATGTCGGGTGGCGGGTACATTCACCCAGTGGCGGAAGGAGCAGTGAGACTGGGGGTCCATTGCCCCTGCTTAACTCgtatgtaaaaatattttacaggCTTCATTTTGTTGATTGATCTGGCTGCCCCtgcttaaattataaaatcaaaacttttgtaCACATAAATTTCCTTAGTCCATAGGTTAAAATAGCCCAGGCCCACCCAGCAAGTTCACTTAAAACAGAAGAAAGAAATACACGCACTAAAACATAAAGTCAAGAAATAGAGTTAAGAAACAGAGTAAGGATACTCCCCATCTCGCCTAGCAAACAAAACACCATTCTCCGAAAGCTCCGATCAGAAATTTAATGaccattataatattatgttatttataTGACGCCCTCC is a window from the Daucus carota subsp. sativus chromosome 8, DH1 v3.0, whole genome shotgun sequence genome containing:
- the LOC108197204 gene encoding cytochrome P450 704B1 — encoded protein: MKDQLSFSAFTRDESNMGMIMVVASMILSWLFIYRWNQRTKKGPKTWPLVGAAIEQLMTYDTMHDWLVKYLEESRTVVVPMPFTTYTYIADPANVEHVLKTNFANYPKGDVYHSYMEVLLGDGIFNVDGELWRKQRKTASFEFASKNLRDFSTLVFREYSLKLSDILSQACFQNQEVDLQELLMRMTLDSICKVGFGVEIGTLAPHLPENRFALAFDTANITVTLRFIDPLWKVKKFLNVGSEAVLDKSIKIIDDFTYSVIRRRRAEIEAEKINKMDKVKNDILSRFIELGKDPENNMTEKSLRDVVLNFVIAGRDTTATTLTWAIYMIMTHDKVAEKLHLDLKAFEEERAKEECVSLQSYETNDPASLSQRLKQYAGLMNYDSLGKLHYLHAVITETLRLYPAVPQDPKGILEDDILPDGTKVKAGGMVTYVPYSMGRMEYNWGPDAASFKPERWLKDGIFQSASPFKFTAFQAGPRICLGKDSAYLQMKMAVAILCRFFKFELVPDHPVKYRMMTILSMAHGLKVTLAIRP
- the LOC108197205 gene encoding 2-hydroxy-palmitic acid dioxygenase mpo1-like, translated to MRSHGLFDLEKHFAFYGAYHSNKVNILIHMLFVWPIFCTAILFLNFTPSFFNLPMIHLSLFGIDFPLIMNFGFLVTLIYSLFYIFLDVKAGSLAAFLCVLCWVFSSLLAQLLGFSLAWKVVLVVQLVCWTGQFIGHGVFEKRAPALLDNLLQAFLLAPFFVLLEALQNCTGYEPYPGFHHTVKSKIEADIDEWKNKKQNLLS